One Etheostoma cragini isolate CJK2018 chromosome 6, CSU_Ecrag_1.0, whole genome shotgun sequence DNA window includes the following coding sequences:
- the LOC117946477 gene encoding ATPase family AAA domain-containing protein 2-like isoform X2 codes for MVILRSSSGGAGAEPVATTPKRRLMELETSSEFLSLFPASQRKSARQTRSTRALDDSFSSSENNMVNGHADIKQDEGSGFNHSPRSRGQRAKLEVSFADTTPNTSSPVNEDNSGGGCLRKSSRLQREGKASSGKQQADVPDELEGSSTPKRSRFNLQRRQGEEEEEEEEEEDRSVRRSSRITRYKLDSRNQSVLYDRLITNTAEAVLQKMDDMQKMRRRVRSRDRDNEQELGVYTRGKMARSLRTDVESKDTKEENQGEDKDDHNDEEEDGDDGEDEEEEEDDDDDEVGEDEEEDNQRRYDFRQRKTVVRYQAPQDEPREPRKRGLYFKDHSSPTRRRFRFSSTAPRSPYNRRRTSRSSSERRRHAIHSSDSTSSSSDDEKFQRRRSKNRSRPVNRCLPMNLVKEDLLGIQKDRMKIGASLADVDPMHIDKTVRFESIGGLSRHISALKEMVVFPLLYPEVFERFKIQPPRGCLFYGPPGTGKTLVARALANECSQGERKVSFFMRKGADCLSKWVGESERQLRLLFDQAYQMRPSIIFFDEIDGLAPVRSSRQDQIHSSIVSTLLALMDGLDGRGEVVVIGATNRLDSIDPALRRPGRFDREFLFGLPDREARKDILKIHTRQWDPPPSDTFLEELADKCVGYCGADIKAVCSEAALCALRRRYPQIYSSSQKLVLDVNSISIISKDFLSAMSKMVPAAHRAVMSPAKALIPAIRPLLSATLENILRTVSRLFPHAEQGLKRKRELDVACGVSEDDLMFSEEDSEVCTNGQTSPSQVTPAVQGLLNLNSVLSHPTSYRPRLLLEGRPGAGQSSHLAPAVLHALEKFTVYTLDMAVLFGASATAPEETCAQIFVEAKRTSPSVLYIPHIGQWWETVGPALRATFLSLLSSIPAFAPILLLATCNLKYDQLSMEVQELFQMEYGEVFHVQVPTSRERRNFFEDLILTQAAKAPSSKKKAVLNALEVLPVAPPPAPRQLTKEETQRLDEQEEDTLRELRLFLRDVTNRLSQDKRFKAFTKPVDLEEVPDYAEVIEKPMDLSTVLSKIDLHRYGTVKEFVQDVDLIWQNALEYNPDRDPSDRQIRHRACALKDTVHAIIRDELDEDFEKICEEIKASRSTRDCLTARYAPSFYHVLPKQSKSPAEANITDMTPQREPAVPTAAVTPNTSASAVTTPKNTAQKKKRRKSRWSTGSYSKKKSSCSPHTSRDDAHSDGEEEDADNEEEVEKGGGAECDERTEGEEDQMMVDVESGSTPAQGGSFGLTAKEQECQEEREEGSQAAEDKLIPCETETPESGDQTQNEKEKVEKVATDQPRQSEENKVLIKTGKETSETITVNTKTDSHSETEGDTQGQSNIEESREATSQKLKETETNQCKTVIQADRNNKVVTIEEAEQNSPVDPMEVEATDTVTTDTSAAVRRGEDTGTERNVRRITRAHKNAVLQQQMVDVDQALHILDQETPPLVVDRDKLKELLDRVVTETEGYEVYKLEKLYALLCQSIYRHRRDYNKASLLQELEQEIEDFC; via the exons ATGGTGATACTACGCAGCAGTAGCGGCGGTGCAGGAGCTGAGCCGGTGGCAACAACTCCGAAGAGGAGATTGATGGAGTTGGAAACAAGCTCCGAGTTTCTGTCGCTATTTCCCGCGTCGCAGAGAAAGTCCGCCCGGCAGACCCGGTCCACCCGTGCCCTGGATGACAGCTTTAGCAGCTCCGAAAACAACATGGTGAAC GGGCATGCTGATATTAAGCAGGATGAAGGAAGTGGATTCAATCACTCTCCGAGGTCCCGAGGACAGAGAGCTAAACTAGAGGTCTCTTTTGCGGACACAACGCCAAATACCAGCTCCCCTGTGAATGAAGACAACTCTGGAGGAGGATGCCTCAG AAAATCTTCCAGgctgcagagagagggaaaagcaTCCAGTGGCAAACAGCAAGCAG ATGTTCCAGATGAGCTGGAGGGGTCATCCACTCCCAAGAGGAGCCGCTTCAATCTACAGAGACGACaaggggaggaagaagaagaagaggaggaagaggaggatcgCTCAGTGCGTCGTAGTTCCCGAATCACCAGATACAAACTGGATTCCCGTAACCAGTCAGTCCTCTACGACCGCCTCATCACCAA CACTGCTGAAGCTGTTCTGCAGAAGATGGACGACATGCAGAAGATGAGACGCAGGGTGAGGAGCAGAGACCGAGACAATGAACAAGAG CTCGGTGTGTACACCAGGGGTAAAATGGCAAGGTCTCTAAGGACGGATGTGGAGAGTAAAGACACAAAGGAGGAGAACCAAG GAGAGGATAAGGATGATCACaatgatgaggaagaggatggGGACGATggagaagatgaggaggaggaggaagatgatgatgatgatgaggttggcgaggatgaggaagaagatAATCAGAGGCGTTATGACTTCAGACAGCGGAAGACAGTGGTTCGCTACCAGGCCCCACAGGATG AACCCAGAGAGCCCAGGAAGCGCGGCTTGTACTTCAAGGACCACTCGTCTCCTACTAGACGCAGGTTTAGATTCAGCTCCACGGCCCCCAGGAGCCCCTACAACAGGAGAAGAACCAGCAG GAGTAGTTCTGAGAG AAGGAGACACGCCATCCACAGCAGTGACTCCACTTCCTCATCTTCAGACGATGAGAAATTCCAGAGGCGAAGAAGTAAGAACAGGAGCAGGCCGGTCAACAG ATGTCTGCCAATGAACCTTGTGAAGGAGGACCTGCTGGGGATCCAAAAAGACAGGATGAAGATTGGCGCCAGCCTCGCTGATGTGGACCCCATGCACATAGACAAGACG GTGCGGTTTGAAAGCATCGGAGGTTTGAGCAGACACATCTCAGCGCTGAAAGAAATGGTGGTGTTCCCTCTCCTCTACCCAGAAGTCTTTGAGAGGTTCAAGATACAGCCTCCCAG GGGTTGTCTATTTTACGGTCCACCAGGCACAGGGAAAACCCTCGTAGCCAGAGCGCTGGCCAATGAGTGCAGTCAGGGGGAAAGAAAGGTGTCTTTCTTTATGAGGAAAGGAGCTGACTGCCTCAGTAAGTGGGTGGGAGAGTCTGAGAGACAGCTGAGACTGCTTTTTGACCAG GCATACCAGATGCGTCCGTCCATCATCTTCTTCGACGAGATTGATGGTTTGGCTCCAGTCAGGTCCAGCCGTCAGGATCAGATCCACAG TTCCATTGTGTCCACCCTGTTGGCTCTTATGGATGGATTAGATGGTAGAGGAGAGGTTGTTGTGATAGGAGCTACAAACAGACTGGACTCCATTGACCCAGCTCTGAGAAGACCTGGACGCTTCGACAGAGAGTTCCTCTTTGGTCTGCCAGACAGAGAG GCAAGAAAGGACATTCTGAAGATCCACACCAGACAGTGGGATCCACCACCCTCTGACACTTTTCTGGAAGAATTGGCAGATAAATGCGTTG GTTATTGCGGAGCAGATATCAAGGCAGTGTGTTCAGAGGCTGCCCTTTGTGCACTGCGGCGTCGCTACCCACAAATCTACTCCTCATCGCAGAAACTTGTGCTTGATGTCAACTCCATCAGTATCATAAGCAAAGACTTCTTGTCCGCCATGTCCAAGATGGTGCCTGCTGCCCACAG GGCAGTAATGTCACCAGCCAAGGCCCTGATACCTGCCATTCGTCCTCTGCTGAGTGCCACCCTAGAGAACATCCTCCGCACTGTCAGCAGACTGTTCCCACATGCTGAGCAGGGcttaaagagaaagagagaactaG aTGTGGCTTGTGGTGTGTCTGAGGATGATCTGATGTTCAGTGAGGAGGACTCAGAAGTCTGCACCAATGGACAAACCTCTCCCTCCCAAGTCACACCTGCTGTCCAGGGACTTCTCAACCTCAACAG TGTGCTGAGCCACCCAACCTCCTACCGTCCCAGGCTGCTGTTGGAGGGCAGACCAGGCGCAGGTCAGAGCTCCCACCTGGCTCCTGCTGTCCTCCATGCTCTGGAGAAATTCACCGTGTACACACTGGACATGGCTGTGCTGTTTGGAGCCAGTGCAACTGCCCCGGAAGAGACTTGTGCTCAG atctTTGTTGAAGCAAAGCGGACCTCTCCCAGTGTCCTTTACATCCCTCACATCGGACAGTGGTGGGAAACAGTGGGTCCGGCCCTAAGAGCCACCTTTCTCAGCCTGCTCAGCTCCATCCCTGCCTTTGCTCCTATACTGCTTCTAGCTACATGCAACCTAAAATATGACCAACTCAGTATGGAG GTGCAGGAGTTGTTTCAGATGGAGTATGGAGAGGTTTTTCATGTCCAGGTCCCCACcagcagagaaagaagaaactTCTTTGAGGATCTAATTCTCACTCAGGCTGCCAAAGCCCCTTCCTCAAAAAAGAAAGCTG TGCTCAATGCATTGGAGGTGCTTCCTGTCGCCCCTCCACCTGCCCCACGTCAGCTGACAAAAGAGGAGACCCAACGATTGGACGAGCAGGAGGAAGATACCCTCAGGGAGCTCCGCCTCTTCTTGCGTGATGTCACTAACCGCCTGTCCCAAGATAAACGCTTCAAGGCTTTCACAAAGCCTGTGGATTTAGAAGAG gTGCCAGATTACGCTGAGGTGATCGAGAAGCCCATGGACCTGTCAACAGTTCTCTCTAAGATTGACCTCCATCGGTATGGGACTGTCAAAGAGTTTGTCCAAGACGTGGATCTCATCTGGCAGAATGCCCTCGAATACAACCCAGACAGGGACCCCTCGG ACCGTCAGATTCGCCACAGAGCATGTGCATTGAAGGACACCGTCCATGCTATCATCAGAGATGAACTGGATGAAGATTTTGAGAAGATTTGTGAGGAGATCAAAGCGTCGCGCAGCACAAGAG ATTGCTTAACTGCCCGGTATGCTCCATCCTTCTACCACGTCCTTCCCAAACAGTCCAAGTCTCCTGCTGAGGCCAACATCACTGACATGACCCCACAAAGAGAGCCGGCCGTGCCCACAGCTGCAGTCACTCCCAATACGAGTGCCTCTGCTGTTACAACGCCTAAAAACACAG ctcagaagaagaaaaggcgGAAGAGTCGCTGGTCCACTGGTTCCTATTCAAAGAAGAAGTCTTCCTGCTCCCCTCACACATCCAGAGATGATGCACACTCTGATGGGGAAGAGGAAGATGCGGACAATGAAGAGGAGGttgagaagggagggggagcaGAGTGTGATGAGCGGACTGAAGGAGAGGAGGATCAGATGATGGTTGATGTGGAGTCGGGGTCCACACCAGCCCAGGGAGGTAGTTTTGGGCTCACTGCAAAGGAGCAGGAATGtcaggaggaaagagaggaggggagtCAAGCTGCTGAAGATAAGCTTATCCCATGTGAAACTGAGACACCAGAAAGTGGCGACCAGAcacagaatgaaaaagaaaaggtggaaaaagtgGCCACAGATCAACCAAGACAGTCAGAGGAAAATAAAGTGTTGATAAAAACAGGAAAGGAGACTAGTGAAACCATTACAGTGAACACTAAGACGGACAGCCACTCTGAGACAGAAGGAGATACCCAGGGGCAATCCAACATTGAGGAGAGTAGAGAAGCTACTAGCCAAAAGCTAAAAGAAACTGAGACTAAtcaatgtaaaactgtaataCAGGCAGACAGAAACAACAAGGTAGTTACAATAGAGGAGGCAGAGCAGAACAGTCCGGTTGATCCAATGGAGGTGGAAGCAACAGATACCGTGACCACAGACACCTCTGCAGCTGTCAGAAGAGGAGAGGACACAGGCACAG aGCGGAATGTGAGGCGCATAACTCGGGCTCATAAGAATGCtgtgctgcagcagcagatggTCGATGTGGACCAAGCTTTGCACATCTTGGACCAGGAAACCCCCCCTCTGGTAGTGGACAGAGACAAATTAAAG GAGCTGTTGGACAGAGTGGTGACCGAGACTGAAGGCTACGAGGTTTACAAGCTGGAGAAACTCTATGCTTTGCTCTGCCAGAGCATCTACAGACACAGACGAGACTACAACAAGGCTTCACTACTACAG GAGTTGGAACAGGAGATTGAAGACTTCTGTTGA
- the LOC117946477 gene encoding ATPase family AAA domain-containing protein 2-like isoform X5: protein MVILRSSSGGAGAEPVATTPKRRLMELETSSEFLSLFPASQRKSARQTRSTRALDDSFSSSENNMQDEGSGFNHSPRSRGQRAKLEVSFADTTPNTSSPVNEDNSGGGCLRKSSRLQREGKASSGKQQADVPDELEGSSTPKRSRFNLQRRQGEEEEEEEEEEDRSVRRSSRITRYKLDSRNQSVLYDRLITNTAEAVLQKMDDMQKMRRRVRSRDRDNEQELGVYTRGKMARSLRTDVESKDTKEENQGEDKDDHNDEEEDGDDGEDEEEEEDDDDDEVGEDEEEDNQRRYDFRQRKTVVRYQAPQDEPREPRKRGLYFKDHSSPTRRRFRFSSTAPRSPYNRRRTSRSSSERRRHAIHSSDSTSSSSDDEKFQRRRSKNRSRPVNRCLPMNLVKEDLLGIQKDRMKIGASLADVDPMHIDKTVRFESIGGLSRHISALKEMVVFPLLYPEVFERFKIQPPRGCLFYGPPGTGKTLVARALANECSQGERKVSFFMRKGADCLSKWVGESERQLRLLFDQAYQMRPSIIFFDEIDGLAPVRSSRQDQIHSSIVSTLLALMDGLDGRGEVVVIGATNRLDSIDPALRRPGRFDREFLFGLPDREARKDILKIHTRQWDPPPSDTFLEELADKCVGYCGADIKAVCSEAALCALRRRYPQIYSSSQKLVLDVNSISIISKDFLSAMSKMVPAAHRAVMSPAKALIPAIRPLLSATLENILRTVSRLFPHAEQGLKRKRELDVACGVSEDDLMFSEEDSEVCTNGQTSPSQVTPAVQGLLNLNSSVLSHPTSYRPRLLLEGRPGAGQSSHLAPAVLHALEKFTVYTLDMAVLFGASATAPEETCAQIFVEAKRTSPSVLYIPHIGQWWETVGPALRATFLSLLSSIPAFAPILLLATCNLKYDQLSMEVQELFQMEYGEVFHVQVPTSRERRNFFEDLILTQAAKAPSSKKKAVLNALEVLPVAPPPAPRQLTKEETQRLDEQEEDTLRELRLFLRDVTNRLSQDKRFKAFTKPVDLEEVPDYAEVIEKPMDLSTVLSKIDLHRYGTVKEFVQDVDLIWQNALEYNPDRDPSDRQIRHRACALKDTVHAIIRDELDEDFEKICEEIKASRSTRDCLTARYAPSFYHVLPKQSKSPAEANITDMTPQREPAVPTAAVTPNTSASAVTTPKNTAQKKKRRKSRWSTGSYSKKKSSCSPHTSRDDAHSDGEEEDADNEEEVEKGGGAECDERTEGEEDQMMVDVESGSTPAQGGSFGLTAKEQECQEEREEGSQAAEDKLIPCETETPESGDQTQNEKEKVEKVATDQPRQSEENKVLIKTGKETSETITVNTKTDSHSETEGDTQGQSNIEESREATSQKLKETETNQCKTVIQADRNNKVVTIEEAEQNSPVDPMEVEATDTVTTDTSAAVRRGEDTGTERNVRRITRAHKNAVLQQQMVDVDQALHILDQETPPLVVDRDKLKELLDRVVTETEGYEVYKLEKLYALLCQSIYRHRRDYNKASLLQELEQEIEDFC, encoded by the exons ATGGTGATACTACGCAGCAGTAGCGGCGGTGCAGGAGCTGAGCCGGTGGCAACAACTCCGAAGAGGAGATTGATGGAGTTGGAAACAAGCTCCGAGTTTCTGTCGCTATTTCCCGCGTCGCAGAGAAAGTCCGCCCGGCAGACCCGGTCCACCCGTGCCCTGGATGACAGCTTTAGCAGCTCCGAAAACAACATG CAGGATGAAGGAAGTGGATTCAATCACTCTCCGAGGTCCCGAGGACAGAGAGCTAAACTAGAGGTCTCTTTTGCGGACACAACGCCAAATACCAGCTCCCCTGTGAATGAAGACAACTCTGGAGGAGGATGCCTCAG AAAATCTTCCAGgctgcagagagagggaaaagcaTCCAGTGGCAAACAGCAAGCAG ATGTTCCAGATGAGCTGGAGGGGTCATCCACTCCCAAGAGGAGCCGCTTCAATCTACAGAGACGACaaggggaggaagaagaagaagaggaggaagaggaggatcgCTCAGTGCGTCGTAGTTCCCGAATCACCAGATACAAACTGGATTCCCGTAACCAGTCAGTCCTCTACGACCGCCTCATCACCAA CACTGCTGAAGCTGTTCTGCAGAAGATGGACGACATGCAGAAGATGAGACGCAGGGTGAGGAGCAGAGACCGAGACAATGAACAAGAG CTCGGTGTGTACACCAGGGGTAAAATGGCAAGGTCTCTAAGGACGGATGTGGAGAGTAAAGACACAAAGGAGGAGAACCAAG GAGAGGATAAGGATGATCACaatgatgaggaagaggatggGGACGATggagaagatgaggaggaggaggaagatgatgatgatgatgaggttggcgaggatgaggaagaagatAATCAGAGGCGTTATGACTTCAGACAGCGGAAGACAGTGGTTCGCTACCAGGCCCCACAGGATG AACCCAGAGAGCCCAGGAAGCGCGGCTTGTACTTCAAGGACCACTCGTCTCCTACTAGACGCAGGTTTAGATTCAGCTCCACGGCCCCCAGGAGCCCCTACAACAGGAGAAGAACCAGCAG GAGTAGTTCTGAGAG AAGGAGACACGCCATCCACAGCAGTGACTCCACTTCCTCATCTTCAGACGATGAGAAATTCCAGAGGCGAAGAAGTAAGAACAGGAGCAGGCCGGTCAACAG ATGTCTGCCAATGAACCTTGTGAAGGAGGACCTGCTGGGGATCCAAAAAGACAGGATGAAGATTGGCGCCAGCCTCGCTGATGTGGACCCCATGCACATAGACAAGACG GTGCGGTTTGAAAGCATCGGAGGTTTGAGCAGACACATCTCAGCGCTGAAAGAAATGGTGGTGTTCCCTCTCCTCTACCCAGAAGTCTTTGAGAGGTTCAAGATACAGCCTCCCAG GGGTTGTCTATTTTACGGTCCACCAGGCACAGGGAAAACCCTCGTAGCCAGAGCGCTGGCCAATGAGTGCAGTCAGGGGGAAAGAAAGGTGTCTTTCTTTATGAGGAAAGGAGCTGACTGCCTCAGTAAGTGGGTGGGAGAGTCTGAGAGACAGCTGAGACTGCTTTTTGACCAG GCATACCAGATGCGTCCGTCCATCATCTTCTTCGACGAGATTGATGGTTTGGCTCCAGTCAGGTCCAGCCGTCAGGATCAGATCCACAG TTCCATTGTGTCCACCCTGTTGGCTCTTATGGATGGATTAGATGGTAGAGGAGAGGTTGTTGTGATAGGAGCTACAAACAGACTGGACTCCATTGACCCAGCTCTGAGAAGACCTGGACGCTTCGACAGAGAGTTCCTCTTTGGTCTGCCAGACAGAGAG GCAAGAAAGGACATTCTGAAGATCCACACCAGACAGTGGGATCCACCACCCTCTGACACTTTTCTGGAAGAATTGGCAGATAAATGCGTTG GTTATTGCGGAGCAGATATCAAGGCAGTGTGTTCAGAGGCTGCCCTTTGTGCACTGCGGCGTCGCTACCCACAAATCTACTCCTCATCGCAGAAACTTGTGCTTGATGTCAACTCCATCAGTATCATAAGCAAAGACTTCTTGTCCGCCATGTCCAAGATGGTGCCTGCTGCCCACAG GGCAGTAATGTCACCAGCCAAGGCCCTGATACCTGCCATTCGTCCTCTGCTGAGTGCCACCCTAGAGAACATCCTCCGCACTGTCAGCAGACTGTTCCCACATGCTGAGCAGGGcttaaagagaaagagagaactaG aTGTGGCTTGTGGTGTGTCTGAGGATGATCTGATGTTCAGTGAGGAGGACTCAGAAGTCTGCACCAATGGACAAACCTCTCCCTCCCAAGTCACACCTGCTGTCCAGGGACTTCTCAACCTCAACAG tAGTGTGCTGAGCCACCCAACCTCCTACCGTCCCAGGCTGCTGTTGGAGGGCAGACCAGGCGCAGGTCAGAGCTCCCACCTGGCTCCTGCTGTCCTCCATGCTCTGGAGAAATTCACCGTGTACACACTGGACATGGCTGTGCTGTTTGGAGCCAGTGCAACTGCCCCGGAAGAGACTTGTGCTCAG atctTTGTTGAAGCAAAGCGGACCTCTCCCAGTGTCCTTTACATCCCTCACATCGGACAGTGGTGGGAAACAGTGGGTCCGGCCCTAAGAGCCACCTTTCTCAGCCTGCTCAGCTCCATCCCTGCCTTTGCTCCTATACTGCTTCTAGCTACATGCAACCTAAAATATGACCAACTCAGTATGGAG GTGCAGGAGTTGTTTCAGATGGAGTATGGAGAGGTTTTTCATGTCCAGGTCCCCACcagcagagaaagaagaaactTCTTTGAGGATCTAATTCTCACTCAGGCTGCCAAAGCCCCTTCCTCAAAAAAGAAAGCTG TGCTCAATGCATTGGAGGTGCTTCCTGTCGCCCCTCCACCTGCCCCACGTCAGCTGACAAAAGAGGAGACCCAACGATTGGACGAGCAGGAGGAAGATACCCTCAGGGAGCTCCGCCTCTTCTTGCGTGATGTCACTAACCGCCTGTCCCAAGATAAACGCTTCAAGGCTTTCACAAAGCCTGTGGATTTAGAAGAG gTGCCAGATTACGCTGAGGTGATCGAGAAGCCCATGGACCTGTCAACAGTTCTCTCTAAGATTGACCTCCATCGGTATGGGACTGTCAAAGAGTTTGTCCAAGACGTGGATCTCATCTGGCAGAATGCCCTCGAATACAACCCAGACAGGGACCCCTCGG ACCGTCAGATTCGCCACAGAGCATGTGCATTGAAGGACACCGTCCATGCTATCATCAGAGATGAACTGGATGAAGATTTTGAGAAGATTTGTGAGGAGATCAAAGCGTCGCGCAGCACAAGAG ATTGCTTAACTGCCCGGTATGCTCCATCCTTCTACCACGTCCTTCCCAAACAGTCCAAGTCTCCTGCTGAGGCCAACATCACTGACATGACCCCACAAAGAGAGCCGGCCGTGCCCACAGCTGCAGTCACTCCCAATACGAGTGCCTCTGCTGTTACAACGCCTAAAAACACAG ctcagaagaagaaaaggcgGAAGAGTCGCTGGTCCACTGGTTCCTATTCAAAGAAGAAGTCTTCCTGCTCCCCTCACACATCCAGAGATGATGCACACTCTGATGGGGAAGAGGAAGATGCGGACAATGAAGAGGAGGttgagaagggagggggagcaGAGTGTGATGAGCGGACTGAAGGAGAGGAGGATCAGATGATGGTTGATGTGGAGTCGGGGTCCACACCAGCCCAGGGAGGTAGTTTTGGGCTCACTGCAAAGGAGCAGGAATGtcaggaggaaagagaggaggggagtCAAGCTGCTGAAGATAAGCTTATCCCATGTGAAACTGAGACACCAGAAAGTGGCGACCAGAcacagaatgaaaaagaaaaggtggaaaaagtgGCCACAGATCAACCAAGACAGTCAGAGGAAAATAAAGTGTTGATAAAAACAGGAAAGGAGACTAGTGAAACCATTACAGTGAACACTAAGACGGACAGCCACTCTGAGACAGAAGGAGATACCCAGGGGCAATCCAACATTGAGGAGAGTAGAGAAGCTACTAGCCAAAAGCTAAAAGAAACTGAGACTAAtcaatgtaaaactgtaataCAGGCAGACAGAAACAACAAGGTAGTTACAATAGAGGAGGCAGAGCAGAACAGTCCGGTTGATCCAATGGAGGTGGAAGCAACAGATACCGTGACCACAGACACCTCTGCAGCTGTCAGAAGAGGAGAGGACACAGGCACAG aGCGGAATGTGAGGCGCATAACTCGGGCTCATAAGAATGCtgtgctgcagcagcagatggTCGATGTGGACCAAGCTTTGCACATCTTGGACCAGGAAACCCCCCCTCTGGTAGTGGACAGAGACAAATTAAAG GAGCTGTTGGACAGAGTGGTGACCGAGACTGAAGGCTACGAGGTTTACAAGCTGGAGAAACTCTATGCTTTGCTCTGCCAGAGCATCTACAGACACAGACGAGACTACAACAAGGCTTCACTACTACAG GAGTTGGAACAGGAGATTGAAGACTTCTGTTGA